One window of Caldisericum exile AZM16c01 genomic DNA carries:
- a CDS encoding sulfurtransferase TusA family protein, translating to MAEVKPNYTLDERGEVCPIPDVDTRKKLKEMKSGEILEVLIDYALSKERIPAGVKEIGGEVLSIEEIGPSEWRILIKKL from the coding sequence ATGGCTGAAGTAAAACCAAATTACACCCTTGACGAAAGGGGAGAGGTTTGTCCAATTCCAGATGTTGACACAAGAAAAAAATTGAAAGAGATGAAATCTGGAGAAATTCTTGAAGTGCTAATCGATTATGCACTTTCTAAAGAAAGAATTCCCGCAGGTGTTAAGGAAATTGGCGGAGAAGTCCTTTCAATTGAAGAGATTGGACCAAGTGAATGGCGTATCCTCATTAAAAAACTATAA
- a CDS encoding carboxymuconolactone decarboxylase family protein — MDAKQMVDDFMQTAKQLGEFDKGYIDAVMGLIKEAEKPGALSTKEKELISIALGIAAHCAYCIALHVKNAIDAGATRAEILEAAEVAGLMGGGPSIAYIRLVLDALEQFGAK, encoded by the coding sequence ATGGACGCAAAACAAATGGTTGATGATTTTATGCAGACTGCTAAACAACTTGGCGAATTTGACAAAGGTTACATTGATGCTGTAATGGGACTTATCAAGGAAGCAGAGAAACCAGGTGCACTTTCAACAAAGGAGAAGGAACTTATTTCTATCGCACTTGGTATTGCAGCACACTGTGCTTACTGCATTGCACTCCACGTTAAAAATGCAATTGATGCAGGAGCAACAAGGGCAGAGATCCTTGAAGCAGCAGAAGTTGCAGGCCTTATGGGTGGTGGCCCGTCCATTGCCTATATTAGACTCGTGCTTGACGCACTTGAACAATTCGGTGCAAAGTAG
- a CDS encoding Na+/H+ antiporter subunit E yields the protein MKKANYVSKVVFETIVLFLTWILLTESFATSELIFGFLIALVISIGTADLFTEHGLAHLNPKRLFYLIIYIPYYLYQVIKANIQVAVIVLSPSLPIKPGIVKVKTNLKSDVGKLSLANSITLTPGTITMDVQDDELFVHWIKVEDESVEGATESIVSPFEKFLKEIFS from the coding sequence ATGAAAAAGGCAAACTACGTAAGTAAGGTTGTCTTTGAAACGATTGTTCTATTTCTTACATGGATCTTACTTACCGAAAGTTTTGCAACTTCGGAATTGATTTTTGGATTCCTTATTGCACTTGTAATTTCAATTGGTACAGCAGACCTTTTTACGGAACACGGTCTTGCTCATTTAAATCCAAAAAGGCTCTTTTATCTTATTATCTACATTCCTTACTATCTCTATCAAGTTATTAAGGCAAATATTCAAGTTGCAGTAATTGTTTTGAGTCCCTCACTTCCAATTAAGCCAGGAATTGTTAAAGTTAAAACAAATTTGAAATCGGATGTTGGAAAGCTTTCTCTTGCAAACTCGATTACTCTCACTCCGGGAACTATTACTATGGATGTCCAGGACGACGAACTCTTCGTTCACTGGATTAAAGTGGAAGATGAAAGTGTGGAAGGCGCAACAGAAAGTATTGTTTCGCCTTTTGAGAAATTTTTGAAGGAGATCTTCTCATGA
- a CDS encoding monovalent cation/H+ antiporter complex subunit F, with protein sequence MKVVDLIYLGLLAFATILMVVRLTKGPDTANRAMALDTLTTLFVALFVFFAFVFGRSFYMDVAVVYAIISFVGVLVVARFIERGL encoded by the coding sequence ATGAAAGTGGTAGATTTGATTTATCTTGGCTTACTTGCATTTGCAACAATTCTTATGGTTGTAAGACTAACAAAAGGTCCCGATACGGCAAACAGGGCAATGGCACTGGATACCCTTACAACCCTCTTTGTTGCACTATTTGTATTCTTTGCATTTGTCTTTGGAAGGTCATTCTACATGGATGTTGCTGTGGTTTATGCGATCATTTCCTTTGTTGGCGTGCTTGTTGTTGCGCGCTTTATTGAAAGGGGGCTTTAA
- the mnhG gene encoding monovalent cation/H(+) antiporter subunit G: MGINIIIGYILMFIGAFFFLLSAIGLLRLPDLYTRMQAATKSTTLGAISSIIGIGLMREDILIKSIILATFILLTAPISGSALIRAGYKAKSPMTDKTVVDKFKEKEGE, translated from the coding sequence ATGGGGATTAACATTATCATCGGTTACATTCTCATGTTTATTGGTGCGTTTTTCTTCCTCCTTTCTGCAATAGGACTTTTAAGGCTTCCCGATCTATACACAAGAATGCAGGCTGCAACAAAATCAACTACGCTTGGTGCAATTTCCTCAATCATTGGGATTGGACTTATGAGAGAAGACATTCTCATAAAGTCAATTATCCTTGCTACGTTTATTCTTCTTACTGCACCTATTTCGGGTTCAGCACTCATTCGTGCAGGATACAAGGCTAAATCGCCAATGACTGACAAAACTGTCGTAGATAAGTTTAAAGAGAAAGAAGGTGAATGA
- a CDS encoding hydrogenase subunit MbhD domain-containing protein has translation MNMYILVFSYILLALTIILSVLAIHVKDLLAAVIFMGGGSLLVSLVFLLLQAPDVAMSEAAIGAALTMAIYIVAVKKTEREDKDD, from the coding sequence ATGAATATGTATATTCTTGTCTTTTCTTATATTCTGCTTGCTCTTACAATTATCCTTTCTGTTCTTGCAATACATGTTAAGGACCTTCTTGCGGCAGTGATATTTATGGGTGGCGGAAGCCTTCTTGTATCTTTGGTATTTTTACTCCTGCAAGCGCCTGATGTTGCAATGTCTGAAGCCGCAATTGGTGCAGCGCTTACGATGGCAATTTACATTGTTGCCGTAAAGAAAACTGAGCGGGAGGATAAAGATGATTAG
- a CDS encoding Na(+)/H(+) antiporter subunit B has translation MIRKIVYGVFILIIIAAISLFISNYKFGVDKMDVGKYYLDNTVPQTGAANVVTSVTLFYRGFDTLGEVTVLFTAALGVAVLYFMGEKKRKQKLQESNFVTKIGTRVVFPFILLTGAYIFMHGHLTPGGGFQGGALIATGFLLLYLAYEETSIDRKKFYLVEGLGGLTYVIMGLLGFFMKDSFLANVLPNGSLFNLLSGGIILPIYIGVGLKVGSELSNIIDDLMCEVKCEEAGGEE, from the coding sequence ATGATTAGAAAAATTGTTTATGGCGTATTTATCCTCATAATTATTGCAGCAATTTCCCTTTTTATATCCAATTACAAGTTTGGTGTAGATAAGATGGATGTAGGGAAATACTATCTTGATAATACAGTTCCTCAAACAGGTGCTGCAAATGTTGTTACTTCGGTTACACTTTTCTACAGAGGTTTTGATACCCTTGGTGAGGTAACAGTTCTTTTCACTGCTGCCTTGGGTGTTGCTGTGCTTTACTTTATGGGCGAAAAGAAAAGAAAACAAAAACTCCAAGAATCAAATTTTGTAACGAAGATTGGGACACGTGTTGTGTTTCCTTTTATTCTTTTAACAGGTGCTTATATTTTCATGCACGGACATTTGACACCAGGTGGAGGTTTCCAGGGTGGTGCCCTTATTGCAACAGGATTTTTGTTACTCTATCTTGCATATGAAGAAACCTCAATCGACAGAAAAAAATTCTATCTTGTTGAAGGCCTTGGTGGACTTACATACGTCATTATGGGACTTTTAGGATTCTTTATGAAGGATTCATTCCTTGCAAATGTGTTGCCAAATGGAAGTTTATTCAATCTTCTTTCGGGTGGAATTATTCTCCCAATTTATATTGGTGTTGGCTTAAAGGTGGGATCTGAGTTATCTAATATCATTGATGACCTTATGTGTGAAGTGAAGTGTGAAGAAGCCGGAGGTGAAGAATGA
- a CDS encoding NADH-quinone oxidoreductase subunit K — protein MIFYISALLIIGIGIYALIIKKNLIKIIIGLDLIETGINLLIVSIGYVNGKTAPIFSKGVMDANLMVDPVPQALTLTSIVIGASELALAAAFVVLLYRKYGTLNVRKIRSLRW, from the coding sequence ATGATTTTCTATATTTCTGCACTTCTCATAATTGGTATTGGTATTTATGCGCTTATTATTAAAAAGAATCTTATAAAAATTATTATCGGGCTTGACCTAATTGAAACTGGAATTAACCTCCTCATCGTTTCGATTGGCTATGTGAATGGAAAGACAGCGCCAATATTCTCAAAGGGTGTAATGGATGCAAATCTAATGGTTGATCCAGTACCTCAGGCTCTTACGCTTACTTCTATTGTTATTGGTGCCTCTGAACTTGCACTTGCTGCGGCATTTGTCGTGCTTCTCTATAGGAAGTACGGCACGTTGAATGTACGAAAGATAAGGAGTCTAAGATGGTAA
- a CDS encoding complex I subunit 5 family protein, with translation MVNLANPTLLVVIPLFFAFLSIIVSSFLKKLIKFVPFIVSAINLVVIYFIGVKVLGGSVVIGTTAGLNPPYIINLAVDKLNFIIALMVNVLGLLISFYNIFYVKEEPTDKFHILFTLLIMSSSWISVTGDLFNMFVAFEVLSLSSFGLVGYLRSKDSIEAGFKYVVLGILAGSLILLGVVLVYAQTGTLNMAHIASKLYYIGSLEKLIPYILIFLGLAVEGALFPVNSWLPDAHPAAPSGVSAMLSGIVTTTAIYAIIRVTVTVFNYSAFIPYLFIIALLTLFFGEVAAFFQKDLKRMLAYSTIGQTGLFVLAFSVGTQSSISASIAQMINHSVSKAVLFLVAGIMIEVAASRNIDDLKGFGRSHILTSILFVFAALSLIGIPPFFGFFTKLAILQSLLDFPGFLGYFAFALVLIMAIVEGVYFYKVFKILFAKGEKTFGEENPWLVAAPFILVLILVFLSARPMNIINFTYDTAGQLIQRTTYLTSVLGGLK, from the coding sequence ATGGTAAACTTGGCTAATCCAACATTATTGGTAGTTATTCCGCTTTTCTTTGCTTTCCTTTCAATTATTGTTTCTTCATTTTTAAAGAAACTCATAAAATTTGTTCCATTTATTGTAAGTGCAATTAACCTTGTTGTTATTTATTTTATTGGCGTAAAAGTTTTAGGTGGCTCGGTTGTTATAGGCACAACTGCAGGGCTAAATCCACCTTACATAATAAACCTTGCTGTCGACAAGTTGAATTTTATAATTGCTCTTATGGTAAATGTCCTTGGGCTTCTTATATCTTTCTATAACATCTTTTATGTTAAGGAAGAGCCAACTGATAAATTTCACATTCTCTTTACGCTTCTTATCATGTCATCAAGTTGGATAAGTGTAACAGGAGACTTATTTAATATGTTTGTTGCTTTTGAAGTGCTTTCTCTTTCTTCCTTTGGGCTTGTTGGATATTTAAGAAGCAAAGATTCAATTGAAGCGGGATTTAAATATGTTGTTCTTGGTATCCTTGCAGGATCCCTAATCCTTCTCGGGGTTGTCCTTGTGTATGCACAAACAGGCACGCTTAACATGGCGCACATTGCTTCAAAACTCTATTACATTGGAAGCCTCGAAAAACTTATTCCTTATATATTAATATTCTTAGGACTTGCAGTTGAAGGAGCACTTTTCCCTGTAAATTCTTGGCTTCCTGACGCACATCCTGCAGCACCGTCAGGCGTATCGGCAATGCTTTCGGGAATTGTAACAACTACTGCAATCTATGCAATAATAAGAGTTACGGTAACAGTTTTTAACTATTCTGCTTTTATCCCATATCTTTTTATCATTGCACTTCTTACTCTTTTCTTTGGTGAAGTTGCAGCCTTCTTCCAGAAGGATTTGAAGAGGATGCTTGCGTATTCAACAATCGGACAAACGGGATTGTTTGTTCTTGCATTCTCTGTGGGAACACAATCATCAATATCTGCCTCAATTGCGCAGATGATTAATCATTCAGTTTCAAAAGCAGTATTGTTCCTTGTTGCAGGCATTATGATTGAAGTTGCAGCTTCAAGGAATATCGATGACCTTAAAGGTTTTGGGAGATCTCACATTTTGACATCAATTCTCTTTGTTTTTGCAGCGCTTTCTCTTATTGGAATCCCGCCATTCTTTGGATTTTTTACGAAACTTGCAATTCTTCAATCTCTACTTGATTTTCCGGGCTTTCTTGGATATTTCGCTTTCGCGCTTGTCCTTATCATGGCAATTGTAGAAGGTGTCTATTTCTATAAAGTATTTAAGATACTATTTGCAAAAGGTGAGAAAACATTTGGTGAAGAAAATCCATGGCTTGTTGCTGCACCTTTTATCCTTGTGCTTATTCTTGTCTTTCTCAGTGCAAGGCCGATGAATATCATTAACTTCACATATGATACGGCAGGTCAATTAATACAAAGGACGACTTATCTAACCTCAGTATTGGGAGGTTTAAAATGA